The window CTCATAGGCACAGTTAAAGAGATTGGTCCAAATTTTCCTTCCCTTAAAGGATTAGCGGTTGGCGATACCATTGCAACATTAGTTTCGCTATCGCTTACCCCGCTGAAGATAAAAAAGATTACCAACATCAACCTCAAGAACGATCAGGTAGACGTAGAAGCAGAAGCTATTCTTTTCGAAAGCGGTATCTACGCTATTCTGCCTAGCGATATTCCTGAGAAGCTAGCCCTTGCTGCGCTCGACATTGCAGGTGCACCTGCGCAAGTGGACAGGCTGGTACACGAAGGCGACACGGTTTGCATTATTGGTGGCGGTGGTAAATCGGGTATTTTGTGCTGCTATCAAGCCATGCAAAATACCACAAGAACCGGCCAAGTAATAGTTGTTGAATATTCAAAAGAAAACGCCCAGCGCATTATTGACATGAAGCTGGCCGACCACGTTATTATTGCCGACGCCACCAACGTAATGGATGTTTACAACAAGGTTACTGCCATTACCGGACCTCGTGGCTGCGATGTGGTAATTAACAACGTTAATGTGCCCTCAACCGAGATGACTTCAATTCTT is drawn from Williamwhitmania taraxaci and contains these coding sequences:
- the kdd gene encoding L-erythro-3,5-diaminohexanoate dehydrogenase; this encodes MEKGCRYGTHRVLEPKGTLPQPALKLDNTMKIYDNELLITVKTLNIDSASFTQIKKACNNDVAKMEEMILSIVTERGKMQNPVTGSGGMLIGTVKEIGPNFPSLKGLAVGDTIATLVSLSLTPLKIKKITNINLKNDQVDVEAEAILFESGIYAILPSDIPEKLALAALDIAGAPAQVDRLVHEGDTVCIIGGGGKSGILCCYQAMQNTTRTGQVIVVEYSKENAQRIIDMKLADHVIIADATNVMDVYNKVTAITGPRGCDVVINNVNVPSTEMTSILITKGNGYVYFFSMATSFSKAALGAEGVGKDINLIVGNGYAKGHAELTLNIIRESKEIRDLFSKLYV